One window of Acidimicrobiales bacterium genomic DNA carries:
- a CDS encoding NUDIX domain-containing protein — translation MGISPYVAALRGAVGSRLLMLPSVSVLPRDPAGRVLLVRHADSEKWDTIGGFVEPDETPQEAAMREAREEASVEVELVRLLAALGGP, via the coding sequence ATGGGGATCTCTCCATATGTGGCGGCCCTGCGGGGCGCCGTCGGAAGCCGTCTTCTCATGCTGCCTTCAGTTAGCGTCCTCCCGCGGGATCCAGCTGGGAGAGTCCTGCTGGTGCGCCATGCCGACTCGGAGAAGTGGGACACCATCGGCGGATTCGTCGAGCCGGACGAGACACCCCAAGAAGCCGCCATGCGAGAGGCGCGCGAGGAGGCAAGCGTCGAAGTCGAGCTGGTGCGCCTGTTGGCTGCCTTGGGGGGCCCGGA